The window GCGTATCAGGTATAGCTTACTTTTGCGCTCGACTAGACTAACAATCGCGCCCGTTCCTTGCTTGCCCAGAACCGTGTCAGCTTCCCAGTCACCGAACCGTTTTTTCTTGTTCACAATAGCGGGACGATGCTCAATGCCAACGCGATTCGGAATAATTATCCGCTTCGCACGGTCACCTTTACGATACCTTCTGTGACTCTGGCGCAGCTGTTTGTACAACCTACCGCCACTCAATTTATCACGCTGGACGTAGCGATAAATCCATTCGTGACTGACATGATGACCGATGATTTTACCTACACCAGCAATTTGCTCAGGGCTCCATTTTTCGTTCAGCCCGAACTCAACAAAGGTAATCGTCAGTTCAGACATCCTGAACTTTGCGGCTTGGCTACGTCGCTTCAATGCCTTCGCCTGAGCCACTTCCGGCAAATAGTGGTTATCCCGAATTCTATTGCGATTTACTTCCCGACTGATTGTGCTGTGACTCACGCTCAGACGTTTTCCGATCTCCCTGTAACTGAAACCCTCGCGTAAGTAGGCCTCAATCTGGTATCGTTGTCCCTCGATCAACTGCTTGTAACTCATGGTAATACTCTAATTGTTTGGCGACTTTAGAATACCACCAACAGGCAGTTGATCATCTATCACCCGTTAACCATGAGTGGTGCACTTATTATCTGAATTCGGGCTCATCTTTATCTATAGGACGAACATCTGAAATAATGAAATTGCTTTTTGGTAAAGCCGGCAAACTCCCCATTCTTAGATCTAGGTCCTGTTCTGGTACGGTGTAGTCACATTCGGATACCAATATTTTTGTTGCAATTTTCATTTGTTCAATTGCTACCCATTCTCCAGGACAGCGGTGGTTTCGAAAATGATCTCCACCACCCTGTGGTATAAATACATAGTCATTGACTTTACAATCACGAAAGCGCTCCATATCAAAATTATTTGGATTCTCCCAGGTACGAGCATCGTGATTT is drawn from Alteromonas sp. RKMC-009 and contains these coding sequences:
- a CDS encoding IS30 family transposase — translated: MSYKQLIEGQRYQIEAYLREGFSYREIGKRLSVSHSTISREVNRNRIRDNHYLPEVAQAKALKRRSQAAKFRMSELTITFVEFGLNEKWSPEQIAGVGKIIGHHVSHEWIYRYVQRDKLSGGRLYKQLRQSHRRYRKGDRAKRIIIPNRVGIEHRPAIVNKKKRFGDWEADTVLGKQGTGAIVSLVERKSKLYLIRKVPAKSAADVARAIVGMLWKYRGHVRTITADNGSEFCDHELVAEKLKTNIYFANPYSSWERGLNENFNGLLRQYIRKGTDLRTVSDRQISEIERALNARPRKSLGFRQPVAVFNELRKAA